A single window of Methylobacterium nodulans ORS 2060 DNA harbors:
- the fahA gene encoding fumarylacetoacetase produces MANLDHTHDPALRCFVPGADGHADFPIQNLPLGMFSPRDGAPRAGVAIGDHILDLPALLAAGLVSGEAARAVEAAGPGLNGLLALGAGPRRALRLRLSELLREGSPERGRVEPLLHAAAACDLHLPARIGDYTDFYVGIHHAENIGRLFRPDTPLLPNYKHVPIGYHGRASSIRPSGMPVRRPSGQTKPAEAAAPVFGPSRRLDYELELGIWIGPGNDLGEPVSIGAASSHIAGFCLLNDWSARDIQAWEYQPLGPFLAKNFATTISPWIITPEALAPFRIAQPPRPDGDPAPLPYLADEADQREGAFDLALEVLLATPGLRAAGRPPFPVARSNTRHMYWTVAQLVAHHTCGGCNLQPGDLLGSGTISGPDLESCGSLVEATRGGRQPIRLPSGEERLFLEDGDEVILRAWGRRAGFAAIGFGECRARVVGGGP; encoded by the coding sequence ATGGCAAACCTCGATCACACCCACGATCCGGCCCTGCGCTGCTTCGTGCCTGGGGCCGACGGGCATGCGGACTTCCCGATCCAGAACCTGCCGCTCGGGATGTTCTCGCCGCGGGACGGCGCGCCCCGGGCCGGGGTGGCGATCGGCGACCACATCCTCGACCTGCCGGCTCTGCTCGCGGCGGGCCTCGTGTCCGGCGAGGCGGCGCGGGCCGTCGAGGCCGCGGGGCCGGGCCTGAACGGCCTCCTGGCGCTCGGCGCCGGGCCGCGGCGGGCCCTGCGGCTGCGGCTGTCGGAGCTTCTCCGCGAGGGCAGCCCGGAGCGCGGGCGCGTCGAGCCGCTCCTGCACGCGGCTGCTGCCTGCGACCTCCACCTGCCGGCCCGGATCGGCGACTACACCGACTTCTACGTCGGCATCCACCACGCGGAGAACATCGGCCGGCTGTTCCGGCCCGACACCCCGCTGCTGCCGAACTACAAGCACGTGCCGATCGGCTATCATGGCCGCGCCTCCTCGATCCGGCCCTCCGGCATGCCGGTGCGCCGTCCGAGTGGCCAGACGAAGCCGGCGGAGGCCGCGGCGCCGGTCTTCGGTCCCTCGCGCCGGCTCGACTACGAGCTGGAGCTCGGGATCTGGATCGGGCCGGGCAACGACCTCGGCGAGCCAGTCTCGATCGGCGCGGCCTCCTCCCACATCGCGGGCTTCTGCCTGCTCAACGACTGGTCGGCCCGCGACATCCAGGCCTGGGAGTACCAGCCGCTCGGGCCCTTCCTGGCCAAGAACTTCGCCACGACCATCTCGCCCTGGATCATCACGCCGGAGGCGCTGGCGCCGTTCCGGATCGCGCAGCCGCCCCGGCCCGACGGCGACCCGGCCCCCCTGCCCTATCTCGCCGACGAGGCCGACCAGCGCGAGGGCGCCTTCGACCTCGCCCTGGAGGTTCTGCTCGCGACGCCGGGTCTGCGCGCGGCCGGCCGGCCGCCCTTTCCCGTCGCGCGCTCGAACACCCGGCACATGTACTGGACCGTGGCGCAGCTCGTCGCCCACCACACCTGCGGGGGCTGCAACCTGCAGCCGGGCGACCTCCTCGGCTCCGGCACCATCTCGGGCCCGGACCTCGAATCCTGCGGCAGCCTCGTCGAGGCGACCCGCGGCGGCCGGCAGCCGATCCGGCTGCCTTCCGGCGAGGAGCGCCTGTTCCTGGAGGACGGCGACGAGGTGATCCTGCGGGCGTGGGGCCGGCGCGCGGGCTTTGCGGCGATCGGCTTCGGCGAGTGCCGGGCCAGAGTGGTGGGAGGCGGGCCGTGA
- the hmgA gene encoding homogentisate 1,2-dioxygenase, which yields MTHHPSLEAAAKNSSAALHSGYMSGFGNGFETEALPGALPIGRNSPQKCPYGLYAEQLSGSPFTAPRTTNERSWLYRIRPTVMHWGAFAKAEIGLWRTAPAEVVELPIAPLRWDPIPIPSEPLSFVEGIRTMTTAGDAGSQAGMGAHLYFATRSMRDEYFYNADGEMLVVPQQGALRFCTEFGVIDIEPGEIAVIPRGVKIRVELPGGPARGYLCENYGGAFTLPERGPIGANCLANQRDFLTPVAAYEDRDGPATMLVKWGGSLWAATIDHSPLDVVAWHGNYAPYKYDLRKYSPVGPILFDHADPSIFTVLTSPSETPGTANIDFVLFSDRWLVAENTFRPPWYHLNVMSEFMGLVYGVYDAKTGGGFQPGGVSLHNTLLPHGPDVDAFERASNAELKPHKLEGTLAFMFETRFPQKVSRFAAEHPALQKDYAGYGRKLAKHFDPRRPEAR from the coding sequence ATGACCCACCATCCCTCGCTGGAGGCTGCGGCGAAAAACTCGTCGGCGGCCCTCCATTCCGGCTACATGTCGGGCTTCGGCAACGGCTTCGAGACCGAGGCGCTGCCCGGCGCGCTGCCGATCGGCCGCAACTCGCCCCAGAAATGCCCCTATGGGCTCTACGCCGAGCAGCTCTCGGGCTCGCCCTTCACGGCGCCGCGCACCACCAACGAGCGCTCCTGGCTCTACCGCATCCGCCCGACCGTGATGCATTGGGGCGCCTTCGCCAAGGCCGAGATCGGGCTGTGGCGCACCGCGCCGGCTGAGGTGGTCGAGCTGCCGATCGCGCCCCTGCGCTGGGACCCGATCCCGATCCCCTCCGAGCCGCTCTCCTTCGTCGAGGGCATCCGCACCATGACTACGGCCGGGGACGCCGGGTCCCAGGCCGGCATGGGCGCGCATCTCTACTTCGCCACCCGCTCGATGCGGGACGAGTACTTCTACAACGCCGACGGAGAGATGCTGGTCGTGCCCCAGCAGGGGGCCTTGCGCTTCTGCACCGAGTTCGGGGTGATCGACATCGAGCCCGGCGAGATCGCGGTGATCCCGCGCGGGGTGAAGATCCGGGTCGAGCTCCCCGGCGGGCCGGCCCGCGGCTATCTCTGCGAGAATTACGGCGGCGCCTTCACGCTGCCCGAGCGCGGCCCGATCGGCGCCAATTGCCTCGCCAACCAGCGCGACTTCCTCACCCCGGTCGCGGCCTACGAGGACCGCGACGGCCCCGCCACCATGCTGGTGAAGTGGGGCGGGAGCCTGTGGGCGGCGACGATCGACCACTCGCCCCTCGACGTGGTCGCCTGGCACGGCAACTACGCGCCCTACAAGTACGACCTGCGCAAGTACTCGCCGGTCGGGCCGATCCTGTTCGACCATGCCGACCCGTCGATCTTCACGGTGCTGACCTCGCCCTCGGAGACGCCCGGCACCGCCAACATCGATTTCGTGCTGTTCTCCGACCGCTGGCTGGTGGCCGAGAACACGTTCCGGCCGCCCTGGTATCACCTGAACGTGATGAGCGAGTTCATGGGGCTGGTCTACGGGGTCTACGACGCCAAGACCGGCGGCGGCTTCCAGCCCGGCGGGGTCTCGCTGCACAACACCCTGCTGCCGCACGGGCCGGACGTGGACGCCTTCGAGCGCGCCTCGAACGCCGAGCTCAAGCCGCACAAGCTCGAGGGCACGCTCGCCTTCATGTTCGAGACCCGCTTCCCCCAGAAGGTCAGCCGCTTCGCGGCCGAGCATCCGGCCCTGCAGAAGGACTACGCAGGCTACGGGCGCAAGCTCGCCAAGCATTTCGATCCGCGCCGGCCAGAGGCTCGCTGA
- a CDS encoding ABC transporter substrate-binding protein, translated as MLSRPSHALLAVLAGLGLLLPAARASAQISDEAVTIGVLTDMSGPFSDIGGKGSVAAAEMAAQDFGGSVKGRPIRILAADHQNKPDVGSAIARAWFDRDGVDAVADLPVTSVALAVLEIARDKKRTVLIAGAAASDLTGRACSPYSTHWADDSFALANGTATAVTKAGDRSWFFVTADYAFGHAMERDATAAVKAAGGTVKGSIRHPLAAPDFSSYLLQAQGSGAKVIGLASAGGDTINAIKQAAEFGIAGSGQRVAGFLVFLSDVHSLGLAVAQGLLVSTGFYWDQNDAARAFGKRFFAKTGRMPTKQQASVYASVTQYLKAVDEAGTDEAGAVNRVMRRLPVDYFGHPASIRPDGRVLYDLTLYEVKAPAESKAPYDYYKPIATIPAAEAFRSERDGGCVIAP; from the coding sequence TTGCTGTCGAGACCATCCCACGCGCTGCTGGCCGTTCTGGCGGGGCTCGGCCTCCTGCTCCCGGCCGCCCGCGCCTCCGCCCAGATCTCCGACGAGGCCGTCACGATCGGCGTGCTGACCGATATGTCGGGACCCTTCAGCGACATCGGCGGCAAGGGCTCGGTCGCCGCCGCCGAAATGGCCGCGCAGGATTTCGGCGGCAGCGTCAAGGGCCGGCCGATCCGGATCCTCGCCGCGGACCACCAGAACAAGCCGGATGTCGGCTCGGCCATCGCGCGGGCCTGGTTCGACCGCGACGGGGTCGACGCCGTGGCCGACCTGCCGGTGACCTCGGTCGCCCTCGCCGTCCTGGAGATCGCCCGCGACAAGAAGCGGACCGTGCTCATCGCCGGCGCGGCCGCCTCGGACCTCACCGGCCGCGCCTGCTCGCCCTATTCGACCCATTGGGCCGATGACAGCTTCGCGCTCGCCAACGGGACCGCCACCGCGGTGACGAAGGCCGGCGACCGCTCCTGGTTCTTCGTGACGGCGGACTACGCCTTCGGCCATGCCATGGAGCGCGACGCGACCGCCGCCGTGAAGGCCGCAGGCGGCACGGTGAAGGGCAGCATCCGCCACCCGCTCGCGGCGCCCGACTTCTCGTCCTACCTCCTCCAGGCGCAAGGCTCGGGCGCCAAGGTGATCGGGCTTGCCAGCGCCGGCGGCGACACCATCAACGCCATCAAGCAGGCCGCCGAGTTCGGCATCGCGGGCAGCGGCCAGCGGGTCGCGGGCTTCCTCGTCTTCCTCAGCGACGTGCACAGCCTCGGCCTCGCCGTCGCCCAGGGGCTGCTCGTCTCGACGGGCTTCTACTGGGACCAGAACGACGCCGCCCGTGCCTTCGGCAAGCGCTTCTTCGCCAAGACCGGCCGGATGCCGACCAAGCAGCAGGCCTCCGTCTACGCCTCGGTGACCCAGTACCTGAAGGCCGTGGACGAAGCCGGCACGGACGAGGCCGGCGCGGTCAACCGGGTGATGCGCCGGCTGCCGGTCGATTACTTCGGGCATCCGGCCTCGATCCGGCCGGACGGACGCGTGCTCTACGACCTGACCCTCTACGAGGTGAAGGCTCCCGCCGAGAGCAAGGCTCCGTACGACTATTACAAGCCGATCGCGACGATCCCGGCCGCGGAGGCGTTCCGTTCCGAGCGGGATGGCGGCTGCGTCATCGCCCCCTGA
- a CDS encoding DUF2783 domain-containing protein, protein MLRQDDGFAGQADRAYEALIRAHQGLGDEESAALNARLVLILAHEVGDLARLSEAIALARRSLHLHEPESGCA, encoded by the coding sequence ATGCTGCGACAGGACGATGGATTCGCCGGTCAGGCCGACCGTGCCTACGAGGCGCTGATCCGGGCGCATCAGGGGCTCGGCGACGAGGAGAGCGCGGCGCTGAACGCGCGCCTCGTCCTGATCCTCGCCCACGAGGTCGGCGACCTCGCCCGGCTCTCGGAGGCGATCGCTCTCGCGCGCCGCAGCCTGCATCTGCACGAGCCGGAAAGCGGCTGCGCCTGA
- a CDS encoding FAD-dependent oxidoreductase, with protein sequence MIPSPRFAYTPPPDLAGGPGRQPVVVIGAGPVGLTCALDLASRGVPVVVLDDDDTVATGSRAICWAKRTLEIWDRLGVGERMVEKGVTWSVGRVFHGDRELYRFDLLPESGHRRPAFINLQQYYVEQFLIERAADFPGLIELRWKNEVTGLTQTGDGVRLEVMTPDGPYALEADWVIAADGARSPTRTRMGLPFPGQRFEERFLIADVRMKADFPTERLFWFEPTFHAGQSALLHRQPDDVFRIDFQLGPDADPERERQPERVMPRVRAIVGEDTPVTLEWCSVYTFRCARLERFVHGRVVFVGDSAHVVSPFGARGGNGGIQDADNLCWKLALVLADQAPEGLIATYDEERGRGADENILNSSRTTNFMTPKTKAERHFRDGVLALAAEAPFARNLLNAGRLSRPCSLADLSLQTPDAVPQAGGLPPGSPCLDAPVQDAAGRPGWLLDRLGGSFTLLSFARSEAPDLGGLAGLEPGLRCVVVSDRPLAVPGAEVLRDAEGLAALRYGAEPGTTYLVRPDAHVAARFAGCDGDAIARALARATGRAGLTVREAA encoded by the coding sequence ATGATCCCGAGCCCTCGCTTCGCCTACACGCCGCCCCCCGACCTCGCCGGCGGGCCGGGCCGCCAGCCGGTCGTGGTGATCGGCGCCGGGCCGGTCGGGCTCACCTGCGCCCTCGACCTCGCGAGCCGGGGCGTGCCGGTGGTGGTGCTCGACGACGACGATACGGTCGCCACCGGCAGCCGGGCGATCTGCTGGGCCAAGCGCACCCTCGAGATCTGGGACCGTCTCGGGGTCGGCGAGCGCATGGTCGAGAAGGGTGTGACCTGGAGCGTCGGCCGCGTCTTCCACGGCGACCGCGAGCTCTACCGCTTCGATCTCCTGCCCGAGAGCGGCCATCGCCGCCCGGCCTTCATCAATCTCCAGCAATACTACGTCGAGCAGTTCCTGATCGAGCGGGCGGCGGACTTCCCCGGCCTGATCGAGCTGCGCTGGAAGAACGAGGTCACGGGCCTGACGCAGACGGGCGACGGGGTGCGCCTGGAGGTGATGACCCCGGACGGCCCCTACGCGCTCGAGGCCGACTGGGTCATCGCCGCGGACGGGGCGCGCTCGCCCACCCGCACCCGGATGGGGCTGCCCTTCCCGGGCCAGCGCTTCGAGGAGCGCTTCCTCATCGCCGACGTGCGGATGAAGGCGGACTTCCCGACCGAGCGCCTGTTCTGGTTCGAGCCGACCTTCCATGCGGGCCAGAGCGCGCTCCTGCACCGCCAGCCGGACGACGTGTTCCGGATCGACTTCCAGCTCGGGCCGGATGCGGATCCCGAGCGGGAGCGGCAGCCCGAACGCGTGATGCCCCGGGTGCGGGCGATCGTCGGCGAGGACACGCCCGTCACGCTCGAATGGTGCTCGGTCTACACCTTCCGCTGCGCGCGGCTGGAGCGGTTCGTGCACGGCCGGGTGGTGTTCGTCGGCGACAGCGCCCACGTGGTCAGCCCCTTCGGGGCGCGGGGCGGCAACGGCGGCATCCAGGACGCCGATAATCTCTGCTGGAAGCTCGCCCTCGTGCTCGCGGACCAAGCGCCCGAGGGGCTGATCGCCACCTACGACGAGGAGCGCGGACGCGGCGCGGACGAGAACATCCTGAATTCGAGCCGCACGACCAATTTCATGACGCCGAAGACGAAGGCCGAGCGGCACTTCCGCGACGGGGTGCTGGCGCTCGCCGCCGAGGCGCCCTTCGCCCGCAACCTCCTCAATGCCGGGCGGCTGTCGCGGCCCTGCAGCCTCGCCGACCTCTCGCTCCAGACCCCGGATGCGGTCCCGCAGGCGGGAGGCCTTCCTCCCGGCAGCCCCTGCCTCGACGCTCCCGTGCAGGACGCGGCGGGCCGGCCCGGCTGGCTGCTCGACCGCCTCGGCGGGAGCTTCACGCTCCTGAGCTTCGCAAGGAGCGAGGCACCCGACCTCGGCGGCCTTGCCGGGCTGGAGCCCGGGCTGCGCTGCGTCGTCGTGAGCGACCGCCCGCTCGCCGTGCCCGGCGCGGAGGTGCTGCGGGATGCCGAGGGCCTTGCCGCCCTGCGCTACGGCGCCGAACCCGGCACCACCTACCTCGTGCGGCCGGACGCCCATGTGGCGGCCCGCTTCGCCGGGTGCGACGGGGACGCCATCGCCCGGGCCCTGGCGCGGGCCACCGGCCGGGCCGGGCTCACCGTGCGGGAGGCTGCGTGA
- a CDS encoding MBL fold metallo-hydrolase — MSRGFASQGDLAEKRETFTELAPGVYALTAEGDPNSGVVVGDDSALVIDARATPRMAGDLVARVREVTDKPIRHVLLTHYHAVRVLGVAGYPDRVNVIASDATRGMIVERGQQDMESEIQRFPRLFRGKEEIPGLTWPTLTFHGEMTLWLGSREVRILHAGRGHTRGDTIAWLPQERVLFSGDLVEYGATPYCGDAHFQDWPATLDRLEALDAAALVPGRGEALTTPEQIREGLAGTRSFLRDLFGIAREGVVAGHDLKAVYDRAMAEMRPKYGHWVIFEHCMPFDVSRAYDEAKGIDNPRIWTAERDMEMWRALEG, encoded by the coding sequence ATGAGCAGGGGATTCGCGAGCCAGGGCGACCTCGCCGAGAAGCGCGAGACCTTCACGGAACTGGCCCCCGGCGTCTACGCGCTGACGGCGGAAGGCGACCCGAATTCGGGCGTGGTGGTCGGTGACGACTCGGCGCTCGTCATCGACGCGCGCGCGACGCCGCGCATGGCCGGCGACCTCGTCGCCCGGGTCCGGGAGGTCACCGACAAGCCGATCCGCCACGTGCTGCTCACCCACTACCACGCGGTGCGCGTGCTGGGGGTGGCCGGGTATCCGGACCGGGTCAACGTCATCGCCAGCGACGCGACCCGCGGCATGATCGTGGAGCGCGGCCAGCAGGACATGGAATCCGAGATCCAGCGCTTCCCGCGGCTGTTCCGCGGCAAGGAGGAGATCCCGGGCCTGACCTGGCCGACGCTCACCTTCCACGGCGAGATGACGCTGTGGCTCGGCTCCCGCGAGGTGCGCATCCTCCATGCGGGGCGCGGCCACACGCGGGGCGACACGATCGCGTGGCTGCCGCAGGAGCGGGTGCTGTTTTCCGGCGACCTCGTGGAATACGGCGCCACGCCCTATTGCGGGGATGCCCATTTCCAGGACTGGCCCGCCACCCTCGACCGGCTGGAGGCCCTGGATGCGGCGGCGCTGGTGCCGGGCCGGGGCGAGGCCCTGACCACCCCGGAGCAGATCCGCGAGGGCCTCGCGGGCACGCGGTCGTTCCTGCGCGACCTGTTCGGGATCGCCCGCGAGGGCGTCGTGGCGGGCCACGACCTCAAGGCGGTCTACGACCGGGCCATGGCCGAGATGCGGCCCAAATACGGGCACTGGGTCATCTTCGAGCATTGCATGCCCTTCGACGTCAGCCGCGCCTACGACGAGGCCAAGGGCATCGACAATCCCCGCATCTGGACTGCGGAGCGCGATATGGAGATGTGGCGCGCCCTCGAAGGCTGA
- a CDS encoding MarR family winged helix-turn-helix transcriptional regulator: MTRLNLLRFVPFRINRLAAEFSNALAADYARFDIDIPEWRVLATLGMHETPRSASYVVRCTRTHKTRISRAVSHLVELGLVERQETDENRREIMLQLSPKGRAVYEELVPLLLAREEQLLSGLSTEERESLERLLLALERSLDLMRCAAD, encoded by the coding sequence ATGACCCGGCTGAACCTGCTGCGCTTCGTTCCCTTTCGGATCAACCGGCTCGCGGCGGAGTTCAGCAACGCGCTCGCCGCCGACTATGCGCGGTTCGACATCGACATCCCGGAATGGCGGGTTCTGGCGACGCTCGGCATGCACGAGACGCCGCGCAGCGCGAGCTACGTCGTGCGCTGCACGCGCACCCACAAGACCCGCATCAGCCGCGCGGTGAGCCACCTCGTGGAGCTCGGCCTCGTCGAGCGCCAGGAGACGGACGAGAACCGGCGGGAGATCATGCTCCAGCTGAGCCCGAAGGGCCGCGCAGTCTACGAGGAACTCGTGCCGCTGCTGCTCGCCCGTGAGGAGCAGCTCCTCTCCGGCCTGAGCACGGAGGAGCGGGAGAGCCTGGAGCGCCTGCTCCTGGCGCTCGAACGCTCGCTCGACCTGATGCGCTGCGCGGCGGATTAG
- a CDS encoding alpha/beta hydrolase, which produces MTREERERLDREYNARAGVPSFEAEYARYLAASARARAGLARIPDLAYDPVSGEVLDLYPAGPGSPLFLWIHGGYWRALSKDDNAFAALGLVPKGISVAVLNYGLAPAVSLDEIVRQTRTAAAWLHGNAGRFGLDGRRLHVGGSSAGGHLGGMLLAEGWPAAFGLPRDVVASALLLSGLMDLEPLIHTHINAWMKLDLATARRNSPLRLIPAQSDALLLASVGGLESAAFKEQTAAFADAWEAAGHPTRRIAMPGHHHFDIALSLSEPDGVLARAVAAAL; this is translated from the coding sequence ATGACTCGGGAAGAGCGCGAGAGGCTGGATCGGGAATACAATGCGCGGGCGGGCGTGCCGAGCTTCGAGGCGGAATATGCGCGCTACCTGGCGGCGAGCGCGCGAGCCAGGGCCGGACTCGCCCGCATTCCCGACCTCGCCTACGACCCGGTCTCCGGCGAGGTGCTCGATCTCTACCCGGCCGGGCCGGGCAGCCCCCTGTTCCTGTGGATCCACGGCGGCTACTGGCGGGCGCTCTCCAAGGACGACAACGCCTTCGCGGCGCTCGGGCTCGTGCCGAAGGGGATCTCGGTCGCCGTACTGAATTACGGGCTCGCGCCCGCCGTCAGCCTCGACGAGATCGTGCGGCAGACGCGGACAGCCGCCGCATGGCTGCACGGGAATGCCGGCCGGTTCGGCCTCGACGGGCGCCGCCTGCATGTCGGCGGGTCATCGGCTGGCGGCCATCTCGGCGGCATGCTGCTCGCGGAGGGCTGGCCGGCGGCCTTCGGCCTGCCGCGGGACGTGGTGGCCTCGGCCCTGCTGCTCTCCGGCCTCATGGATCTGGAGCCGCTGATCCACACCCACATCAATGCCTGGATGAAGCTCGACCTCGCGACGGCCCGGCGCAACAGCCCGCTCCGGCTCATCCCGGCGCAGTCGGACGCCCTGCTGCTCGCCTCGGTCGGGGGCCTCGAGAGCGCGGCCTTCAAGGAGCAGACGGCCGCCTTCGCGGATGCCTGGGAGGCCGCCGGCCACCCCACCCGCCGGATCGCGATGCCGGGCCATCATCATTTCGACATCGCCCTCAGCCTGAGCGAGCCCGACGGCGTGCTCGCCCGCGCGGTCGCCGCCGCGCTCTGA
- a CDS encoding RidA family protein produces the protein MEPGIGAQDGPTRLQPAGWPAPRGYANGMAASGRLVVTGGMVGWDAQERFPAGLVAQVRQALENIRAILAEAGAEPRHLVRLTWYVVDMDEYLGARRDLGGVYREVFGDHYPAMALVQVVRLVEPSARVEIEATAVVPA, from the coding sequence ATGGAACCCGGCATCGGGGCGCAGGACGGCCCGACGCGCCTGCAACCGGCCGGCTGGCCGGCGCCGCGGGGCTACGCCAACGGCATGGCGGCGAGCGGCCGCCTCGTGGTCACGGGCGGCATGGTCGGCTGGGACGCGCAGGAGCGCTTCCCCGCGGGCCTCGTGGCGCAGGTCCGCCAAGCGCTGGAGAACATCCGGGCGATCCTGGCCGAGGCGGGGGCGGAGCCGCGCCATCTCGTGCGCCTGACCTGGTACGTCGTCGACATGGACGAGTATCTCGGGGCGCGGCGCGATCTCGGCGGCGTCTACCGGGAGGTGTTCGGCGACCATTACCCGGCCATGGCGCTGGTGCAGGTCGTGCGTCTGGTCGAGCCGTCCGCGCGAGTCGAGATCGAGGCGACCGCCGTGGTGCCGGCCTGA
- a CDS encoding AMP-binding protein, giving the protein MTETAHLDTFARDNLPPREHWPDLIFALPELRYPARLNCVSQFLDRWIAEGHGHALCLVGEHESLTYRQFFERVNRIANVLVNRLGLRPGNRVLLRSGNTPALVAAYLAVIKAGGIVVATMPMLRARELAYPLNKARIALALCDHRLADEMERARPLAPGLERVVYWGSGAADSLEALAARESPAFTAVDTAADDICLIAFTSGTTGEPKGAMHFHRDMLAICDTYARHVVRAVPEDRFIGSAPLAFTFGLAIVLFPMRIGATGIVLELAGPDALAAAIARERATICFTAPTAYRAILRRIGQCDLSSLRRCISAGEALPRPTFEAWEAATGLKLLDGIGGTEMLHIYLSASEDQVRPGATGRPVPGFEARVVDDEGRELPPGTVGRLAVRGPIGCRYLADARQTAYVADGWNYPGDSYLMDEDGYFWYQARTDDMIVSSGYNIAGPEVEAALLGHPGVAECAVVGAPDPERGTIVKAYVVPAPAALPGPDLAQALQDFVKTEIAPYKYPRAIEFVEALPKTASGKVQRFALRRLAAAAAAVTVPA; this is encoded by the coding sequence GTGACCGAAACCGCTCATCTCGATACGTTCGCCCGCGACAACCTTCCGCCCCGCGAGCACTGGCCCGACCTGATCTTCGCGCTGCCGGAGCTGCGCTACCCGGCGCGCCTGAACTGCGTGTCGCAGTTCCTCGACCGCTGGATCGCCGAGGGGCACGGGCACGCCCTCTGCCTCGTCGGCGAGCACGAATCGCTGACCTACCGGCAGTTCTTCGAGCGCGTGAACCGCATCGCCAACGTCCTGGTGAACCGGCTGGGGCTGAGGCCCGGGAACCGCGTCCTGCTCCGGTCCGGGAACACACCGGCCCTGGTCGCGGCCTATCTGGCGGTGATCAAGGCGGGCGGCATCGTCGTCGCGACGATGCCGATGCTGCGGGCGCGCGAACTCGCCTATCCGCTGAACAAGGCGCGGATCGCGCTCGCCCTGTGCGACCACCGGCTCGCCGACGAGATGGAGCGCGCCCGTCCCCTGGCGCCCGGCCTGGAGCGGGTCGTCTACTGGGGGTCGGGAGCAGCCGATTCCCTCGAAGCCCTGGCCGCGCGGGAGAGCCCCGCCTTCACGGCCGTCGACACCGCGGCGGACGACATCTGCCTGATCGCCTTCACGTCCGGCACCACGGGCGAGCCGAAGGGAGCGATGCATTTCCACCGCGACATGCTGGCGATCTGCGACACCTATGCCCGCCACGTGGTGCGGGCGGTGCCGGAGGACCGCTTCATCGGCTCGGCGCCGCTCGCCTTCACGTTCGGGCTCGCGATCGTCCTCTTCCCGATGCGGATCGGGGCGACCGGCATCGTCCTCGAACTGGCGGGACCGGATGCGCTCGCCGCCGCGATCGCCCGGGAGCGGGCGACGATCTGCTTCACGGCGCCCACCGCCTATCGGGCCATCCTGCGCAGGATCGGGCAGTGCGATCTCTCCTCCCTGCGCCGCTGCATCTCGGCGGGCGAGGCCCTTCCGCGCCCCACCTTCGAGGCCTGGGAGGCCGCCACCGGGCTGAAGCTCCTCGACGGGATCGGCGGCACCGAGATGCTGCACATCTATCTCAGCGCGTCCGAGGATCAGGTCCGGCCCGGCGCGACGGGCCGCCCGGTCCCCGGCTTCGAGGCCCGCGTCGTCGACGACGAGGGCCGGGAACTGCCTCCGGGCACGGTCGGGCGCCTCGCCGTGCGCGGGCCGATCGGGTGCCGCTACCTCGCCGATGCCCGCCAGACGGCCTATGTCGCCGACGGCTGGAACTACCCCGGCGACAGCTACCTCATGGATGAGGACGGCTACTTCTGGTACCAGGCCCGCACCGACGACATGATCGTGTCGTCCGGCTACAACATCGCGGGACCGGAGGTCGAGGCGGCCCTGCTCGGCCATCCGGGCGTGGCCGAATGCGCCGTGGTCGGCGCTCCCGATCCGGAGCGCGGCACCATCGTGAAGGCCTATGTGGTGCCCGCGCCCGCGGCGCTGCCCGGGCCGGACCTCGCGCAGGCCCTGCAGGATTTCGTCAAGACGGAGATCGCGCCCTACAAGTATCCGCGGGCGATCGAGTTCGTGGAGGCCCTGCCGAAGACCGCCTCCGGCAAGGTCCAGCGCTTCGCGCTGCGCCGGCTGGCAGCCGCGGCCGCCGCCGTCACGGTGCCCGCGTGA